From the Bacillota bacterium genome, one window contains:
- the asnB gene encoding asparagine synthase (glutamine-hydrolyzing) translates to MCGLAGWIDWERDLGRERPVIAKMTATLTPRGPDASGFWLSEHAALGHRRLIVVDPEGGGQPMVRRRGERKYVLVYNGELYNTPELRRDLEARGHVFRGHSDTEALLLAYIEWGADCLPRLNGIFAFAVWNASDQTLFLARDRMGVKPLFYSVQGKAFLFGSEQKAILAHRSVRAEVDAEGLAEVFALGPARTPGHGVFRGLSELKPAHCLFLDRNGVRIRRYWALESRPHTDDPAATAATVRALLRDSVERQLVADVPVCTLLSGGLDSSALTAFAAGAFAKNGRGPVHTYSIDFVDNERYFRPNRFQPDADSAWVGLVSDRLGTVHHPVWADTPELLDTLGPAVQARDLPGMADIDTSLYLFCREIKKEFTVALSGECADEVFGGYPWFHREEDLAAGTFPWSRSTGARMRLLQPELARALCPEEYVAARYAETLAEVPRLPGEDPAESRRREMFYLNLMWFMTTLLDRKDRMSMAAGLEVRVPFCDHRLVEYVWNIPWGMKTWGGWEKGILRLALDGVVPPEVLHRRKSPYPKTHHPGYLKAVRAKLRQVLDDPASPLPALLDTAYVRELLRTDGSPSGATWFGQLMAGPQLFAYLCQVDAWLRGYRVTIR, encoded by the coding sequence ATGTGCGGCCTCGCCGGCTGGATCGATTGGGAGCGGGACCTCGGCCGGGAACGCCCGGTGATCGCGAAAATGACCGCGACCCTAACCCCCCGGGGGCCGGACGCCTCCGGTTTCTGGCTTTCGGAGCACGCGGCCCTCGGTCACCGGCGCCTGATCGTGGTGGACCCGGAAGGAGGGGGCCAGCCCATGGTCCGCCGGCGCGGGGAACGCAAGTACGTCCTGGTTTACAACGGCGAACTCTACAACACCCCCGAACTGCGCCGGGACCTGGAGGCACGCGGGCACGTTTTCCGCGGCCATTCGGACACCGAGGCGCTGCTGCTGGCCTACATCGAGTGGGGCGCGGACTGTCTCCCCCGTTTAAACGGCATTTTCGCCTTCGCGGTCTGGAATGCGTCCGACCAGACGCTCTTCCTGGCCCGCGACCGGATGGGCGTCAAGCCTCTTTTCTACAGCGTGCAAGGCAAGGCGTTCCTGTTCGGTTCGGAGCAAAAGGCCATCCTGGCCCACCGGTCCGTGCGGGCGGAGGTGGACGCCGAGGGGCTGGCCGAGGTGTTCGCGCTCGGCCCGGCCCGCACCCCGGGGCACGGGGTGTTTCGCGGCCTCTCGGAACTCAAGCCCGCACACTGCCTTTTTCTCGACCGGAACGGCGTCCGCATCCGGCGTTACTGGGCGTTGGAGAGCCGCCCCCACACCGACGATCCGGCGGCCACCGCGGCCACGGTGCGCGCCCTGCTGCGGGATTCCGTGGAGCGCCAGTTGGTCGCCGATGTGCCCGTGTGCACGCTGCTTTCGGGCGGCCTGGACTCCAGCGCGCTGACCGCCTTCGCCGCCGGCGCCTTCGCGAAGAACGGCCGGGGCCCGGTGCACACCTACTCCATCGATTTCGTGGACAACGAGCGGTATTTTCGCCCGAACCGGTTCCAGCCCGACGCGGATTCCGCCTGGGTGGGCCTGGTTTCGGACCGGCTGGGCACCGTTCACCATCCGGTGTGGGCCGACACCCCGGAACTGTTGGACACCCTGGGCCCGGCCGTCCAGGCCCGCGACCTGCCCGGCATGGCGGACATCGATACCTCGCTCTACCTGTTCTGCCGGGAGATCAAGAAGGAGTTCACCGTGGCGCTGTCGGGCGAGTGCGCCGATGAAGTGTTCGGCGGCTACCCGTGGTTCCACCGGGAGGAGGACCTTGCGGCCGGGACCTTCCCCTGGTCCCGCTCCACCGGGGCGCGGATGCGCCTCTTGCAGCCGGAACTGGCCCGGGCGCTTTGCCCGGAGGAATACGTGGCCGCCCGGTACGCCGAAACCCTGGCCGAGGTGCCCCGCCTGCCCGGCGAGGACCCGGCCGAGTCCCGGCGGCGCGAGATGTTCTACTTGAACCTCATGTGGTTCATGACCACGCTTTTGGACCGCAAGGACCGCATGAGCATGGCCGCCGGCCTGGAGGTGCGGGTGCCTTTTTGCGACCACCGCCTGGTGGAGTACGTGTGGAACATCCCCTGGGGCATGAAGACGTGGGGCGGGTGGGAAAAGGGCATCCTGCGGCTGGCCCTGGACGGCGTCGTTCCCCCGGAGGTGCTCCACCGGCGCAAAAGCCCTTACCCAAAGACCCACCACCCCGGCTACCTGAAGGCGGTGCGGGCGAAACTCCGGCAGGTGCTGGACGATCCGGCCTCACCCTTGCCCGCGCTCCTCGACACCGCCTACGTCCGGGAACTGCTCCGAACGGACGGTTCCCCGTCCGGCGCCACCTGGTTCGGGCAACTGATGGCCGGCCCGCAGCTCTTCGCCTACCTCTGCCAGGTCGACGCCTGGCTGCGTGGGTACCGGGTGACCATCCGGTAG
- a CDS encoding PRK06851 family protein: MGTGRIKHVFPGGNTALGFFSFYDHLVPPDAARVFILKGGPGVGKSSFMRKIGDKLLARGFDIEHHHCSSDNGSLDGVVIPAAGTALLDGTAPHVVDPVHPGAVSEIIHLGDYWDEAKLRAAREEILAANRRLGRLFATAYSQLAEAKVIRDEMESYVTESMRFAPVNRLTGELIREILGERAGRYEAEPRARHLFRSAVSPDGVVHHIGSLLPEVKQLYHLKGRPGSGRSTLVETVARAAHARGLDTEVYHCALEPHRADLVVIPAAKAAVLKDVEEVGFQPGTVPGLRVAAYDLDVFLDRGRLAEYEVELMSAGQRFTAALNRAVRYIGEAKRTHDHLETFYIPAMDFAAVDRRRDEVLQRVLAYAAEAGHQRMRVPADGGVR, encoded by the coding sequence TTGGGCACCGGCAGAATTAAACACGTGTTCCCCGGGGGGAACACCGCGCTAGGTTTCTTTTCCTTTTACGACCACCTGGTTCCCCCGGACGCCGCCCGGGTGTTCATCCTCAAGGGCGGGCCGGGCGTCGGGAAGTCGAGCTTCATGCGCAAAATCGGGGATAAGCTGCTCGCCCGCGGGTTTGACATCGAGCACCACCACTGCTCTTCGGACAACGGCTCGCTTGACGGGGTCGTCATCCCGGCCGCCGGGACGGCGCTGTTGGACGGCACCGCCCCGCACGTGGTCGACCCGGTGCACCCGGGCGCGGTCTCAGAGATCATCCACCTGGGCGACTACTGGGACGAGGCAAAGCTCCGGGCCGCCAGGGAAGAGATCCTGGCCGCAAACCGGCGGCTCGGGCGCCTGTTCGCCACCGCCTACAGCCAACTGGCCGAGGCGAAAGTGATCCGGGACGAAATGGAAAGCTACGTCACCGAGAGCATGCGCTTTGCCCCGGTGAACCGGCTGACCGGCGAACTCATCCGGGAGATCCTGGGCGAACGGGCCGGCCGGTACGAGGCCGAGCCGCGGGCCAGGCACCTCTTCCGCTCGGCCGTCTCCCCCGACGGCGTGGTCCACCACATCGGCAGTCTATTGCCCGAGGTGAAGCAGCTCTACCACTTGAAAGGCCGCCCGGGCAGCGGCCGCTCCACCCTGGTGGAGACGGTGGCCCGCGCCGCCCACGCCCGGGGGCTCGATACCGAGGTGTACCACTGCGCCCTGGAGCCGCACCGGGCCGACCTGGTGGTGATCCCGGCGGCTAAGGCGGCCGTCTTAAAGGACGTGGAGGAGGTCGGCTTCCAGCCGGGCACCGTGCCCGGGCTGCGGGTGGCGGCGTACGACCTGGACGTCTTCCTGGACCGCGGCCGGCTCGCCGAGTACGAGGTGGAGCTGATGAGCGCCGGGCAGCGCTTCACCGCCGCCCTGAACCGGGCGGTGCGCTACATCGGCGAGGCCAAGCGGACCCACGACCACCTGGAGACCTTCTACATCCCGGCCATGGACTTCGCGGCCGTCGACCGCCGCCGGGACGAAGTGCTCCAGCGCGTACTAGCCTACGCCGCCGAGGCCGGGCACCAGCGGATGCGGGTGCCCGCGGACGGCGGCGTGCGTTAG
- a CDS encoding P-II family nitrogen regulator, translated as MKKIEAVIRPGKFEEVKQALGKFGIKGMTVTDVLGCGLQHGQREIYRGTEFIKLLPKVKIEVVVQEAVLDQVIETITTVARTGEVGDGKIFIYPVETAVRIRTGESGDAAI; from the coding sequence GTGAAGAAGATCGAGGCGGTGATCAGACCCGGCAAGTTCGAGGAAGTGAAGCAGGCGCTGGGGAAGTTCGGAATCAAGGGGATGACCGTCACCGACGTTTTGGGCTGCGGTCTTCAACACGGGCAGCGGGAAATCTACCGGGGCACGGAGTTCATCAAACTTCTGCCCAAGGTGAAGATCGAAGTCGTGGTGCAGGAGGCTGTGCTGGATCAGGTGATCGAGACAATCACCACGGTGGCCCGGACGGGCGAGGTCGGAGACGGGAAGATCTTCATCTACCCGGTCGAGACGGCGGTCAGGATCAGGACGGGTGAATCCGGTGACGCGGCCATTTAG
- a CDS encoding RNA polymerase sigma factor, with the protein MDDREAEKELVARARHCPEAFGRLYDQNYPALLNYCLRRTGDVELAQDITAETFVKALRNIGRFEWQGGSFSAWLYRIAGNELADYYRKGAYKAVSLEYLRESQEFEPAALHELDAELIAAQEELARHQEFLACRRQIGRLPLKYQEVIALRFWAGKSHKEIAEILGKPEGTVKSLLHRGLERLRNQLGKKT; encoded by the coding sequence ATGGACGACCGTGAGGCCGAAAAAGAGCTGGTTGCCCGCGCCCGGCATTGCCCGGAGGCCTTCGGCCGGCTTTACGATCAAAACTATCCGGCGCTGCTCAATTATTGCTTGCGCCGGACGGGCGATGTTGAGCTGGCGCAGGATATCACCGCCGAAACCTTTGTCAAGGCGCTTAGAAATATCGGGCGCTTCGAATGGCAAGGGGGTTCCTTTTCGGCCTGGCTCTACCGCATCGCCGGCAATGAGCTCGCCGACTATTATCGTAAAGGCGCCTACAAAGCGGTTTCCCTGGAATACCTGCGGGAGAGCCAAGAATTTGAACCGGCGGCGCTTCACGAACTGGACGCCGAATTGATTGCCGCACAAGAAGAATTGGCGCGTCATCAGGAATTCTTGGCTTGTCGGCGGCAAATCGGCCGGCTGCCGCTTAAATACCAGGAGGTTATCGCTTTGCGTTTTTGGGCCGGCAAGAGCCATAAAGAGATCGCCGAGATTCTGGGCAAACCGGAAGGAACGGTCAAGTCGCTTTTGCACCGCGGTTTGGAAAGACTGCGGAATCAGTTGGGCAAAAAAACGTAA